The Pseudoalteromonas translucida KMM 520 genome has a window encoding:
- a CDS encoding flavodoxin family protein, with protein MKTLLIVAHAPSKNTQLMVNAVLRGAQHPDIEQVQARWISPLNATPEDVLACDAIIMGTTENLGYMSGALKDFFDRCYYPCLDIKQGLPCALYVRAGNDGTGTCRAVESICSGLRWHWAHPPLVCRGDWQPAFIDQCEELGMTIAAGLDVGIY; from the coding sequence ATGAAAACACTGTTAATTGTTGCCCATGCGCCCTCTAAAAATACCCAGTTAATGGTTAATGCTGTTTTGAGAGGGGCACAGCACCCTGATATTGAGCAAGTACAAGCTCGCTGGATATCACCATTAAACGCCACACCTGAAGATGTATTAGCTTGCGATGCGATAATTATGGGCACGACAGAAAACCTCGGCTATATGAGTGGTGCGTTGAAAGATTTTTTTGACCGTTGTTATTACCCTTGCCTAGACATAAAACAGGGTTTGCCTTGTGCATTATATGTTCGTGCTGGTAACGATGGTACTGGTACTTGCCGGGCAGTTGAATCAATCTGTAGCGGCTTGCGTTGGCACTGGGCTCATCCGCCCTTAGTGTGTCGTGGTGACTGGCAACCAGCGTTTATTGACCAATGCGAAGAGTTAGGTATGACCATAGCAGCCGGACTTGATGTGGGTATTTATTAA
- the bcp gene encoding thioredoxin-dependent thiol peroxidase has product MNKISPLQAGDNAPAFSLQNQNDETITLSELLKQQQVLVYFYPKASTPGCTVQAENLRDQQAELAKFNTRVVGISPDPIKRLKNFETKKELNFDLLSDEDHAIADAFGIWGYKKFMGKEYDGIHRLTFLIGQDGKIKHLFDKFKTKDHHQVVLDYLAAE; this is encoded by the coding sequence ATGAACAAAATCAGCCCATTACAAGCCGGCGATAACGCCCCCGCTTTTAGCTTACAAAACCAAAACGACGAAACAATTACCTTAAGCGAGTTGTTAAAACAGCAACAGGTACTGGTTTACTTTTACCCTAAGGCGTCAACACCTGGCTGTACCGTACAAGCCGAAAATTTACGCGACCAGCAAGCAGAGCTGGCAAAATTTAACACCCGCGTAGTAGGCATAAGCCCAGATCCAATTAAACGCCTTAAAAACTTCGAAACTAAAAAAGAACTTAACTTCGATTTACTCTCAGATGAAGATCATGCCATTGCAGACGCATTTGGAATTTGGGGCTACAAAAAATTTATGGGCAAAGAATACGATGGTATTCACCGCCTGACATTTTTAATCGGTCAAGACGGCAAAATTAAACACCTGTTCGATAAGTTTAAAACCAAAGATCACCATCAAGTAGTGTTGGATTATCTCGCAGCAGAATAA
- a CDS encoding DUF2789 family protein, translating to MLAESEYTMNNLFAQLGLDSSDGAINEFIEKNQLAAGESLKESKIWNDSQRTFLQEEWDKNSMWTQVIDDLNLFLSNVAE from the coding sequence ATGTTAGCAGAATCAGAATATACGATGAATAACTTGTTTGCGCAATTAGGATTAGACAGTTCGGATGGCGCCATTAATGAGTTTATCGAAAAAAATCAATTAGCAGCAGGCGAATCATTAAAAGAATCTAAGATTTGGAATGATAGCCAACGCACGTTTCTCCAAGAGGAGTGGGATAAAAACAGTATGTGGACTCAAGTCATCGATGATTTAAATTTATTTTTGTCAAACGTCGCTGAGTAA
- the bamC gene encoding outer membrane protein assembly factor BamC, giving the protein MQYWIPKALTVSVLVSLSGCSVFTNDAHDERNYRAHEAVKVPASLSQPAQDPTYKMDVGQYSNNPDATNYRPPAQVLTVAKGSWVEETDKNARVYFDKNDGIDDLDEFIWESINAVLADNNTQATKADKLLGVIETDWYAIIKPEESWLWDSGESVDLERFKFTIEEKSHQRTASLSAELIDFKGDEPLSDLFKQQLEVRALNQVISEFDYRYRQLEVDMRKRQGIISLEMGFDNKGNAALVTEQSYEAVFDRFSGFLERLSFTIVEINPDTGLITADYKKPESSVWDSIWGDEVTQLPIDEGQYQILVSKTKQGGTSLTWMDEQGDTLEPGTMNGLQQALVAALIQRGINI; this is encoded by the coding sequence GTGCAGTATTGGATCCCAAAAGCACTAACAGTAAGTGTATTGGTAAGTTTATCAGGATGTAGTGTATTTACGAATGATGCACATGACGAGCGTAATTATCGCGCTCATGAAGCAGTAAAAGTGCCTGCATCGTTATCACAACCCGCTCAAGATCCAACATATAAAATGGATGTAGGCCAATATAGTAATAATCCAGATGCTACAAATTACCGTCCGCCTGCTCAAGTACTTACAGTAGCAAAGGGTAGTTGGGTTGAAGAAACAGATAAAAACGCCCGTGTTTATTTTGATAAAAACGATGGCATTGATGACCTAGATGAGTTTATTTGGGAATCTATTAATGCGGTTTTAGCCGACAATAACACGCAAGCGACGAAAGCAGACAAGCTATTAGGCGTTATAGAAACAGATTGGTACGCTATTATTAAACCAGAAGAAAGCTGGTTATGGGATAGCGGTGAGAGTGTTGATTTAGAACGTTTTAAATTTACAATTGAAGAAAAATCGCATCAGCGTACGGCTTCATTAAGTGCTGAACTTATTGACTTTAAAGGTGATGAGCCTTTAAGTGATTTATTTAAGCAACAGTTAGAAGTGCGTGCACTTAATCAAGTTATTAGCGAGTTTGATTATCGTTATCGTCAACTTGAAGTTGATATGCGCAAACGCCAAGGTATTATTTCTTTAGAAATGGGCTTTGATAACAAAGGTAATGCAGCGCTTGTAACTGAGCAGTCGTATGAAGCTGTATTTGACCGTTTTTCAGGGTTTTTAGAGCGCTTGTCGTTCACTATTGTAGAAATTAACCCTGATACAGGCTTAATTACCGCAGATTATAAAAAACCAGAGTCAAGTGTATGGGATTCTATTTGGGGTGACGAAGTAACCCAATTACCTATTGATGAAGGTCAATATCAAATATTAGTAAGTAAAACCAAACAAGGCGGCACTAGCCTAACCTGGATGGATGAACAAGGTGATACGCTTGAGCCAGGTACTATGAATGGTTTACAGCAAGCATTAGTGGCTGCACTCATTCAGCGCGGTATTAATATTTAA
- a CDS encoding glycine cleavage system protein R translates to MTAHSNHQIVLTAIGEDRSGIVSELTQLVSDCHCNIIDSRIAILGNEFTFIMLLSGDMSAISRIEHTLPTKAMELGLLTMMKRTASHNQGAFRAGYTLEYTGTDTPGTLSKVTRFFADNNIIICSLKSDTYDDEEAVMRMRCELEFNIPVEVDVDQFKISFEKLSHLLNVDYIFRRIR, encoded by the coding sequence ATGACTGCACACTCAAATCATCAAATTGTTTTAACAGCTATTGGCGAAGACAGGTCTGGCATAGTTAGTGAGTTAACTCAGCTAGTAAGCGATTGCCACTGTAATATAATAGATAGCCGTATTGCTATTTTAGGTAACGAATTTACATTCATCATGCTACTTAGCGGTGACATGTCGGCCATTAGCCGCATAGAGCACACCCTACCAACTAAAGCGATGGAACTGGGTTTGCTCACTATGATGAAGCGCACAGCAAGTCATAACCAAGGAGCATTTCGCGCCGGTTACACACTAGAATACACAGGCACCGACACACCCGGTACTTTGAGTAAAGTTACGCGCTTTTTTGCAGACAACAATATTATTATTTGCTCACTAAAGTCAGACACTTATGATGACGAAGAAGCAGTAATGAGAATGCGTTGTGAACTAGAGTTTAATATTCCTGTTGAAGTAGATGTAGACCAATTTAAAATTAGTTTTGAAAAACTTTCTCACCTTCTCAACGTAGACTATATATTTAGACGTATTCGTTAA
- the uvrB gene encoding excinuclease ABC subunit UvrB → MSDHFQLKSHFKPAGDQPTAIAQLCEGLEAGLAHQTLLGATGTGKTFTMANIINDLNRPTIIMAHNKTLAAQLYGEMKEFFPKNAVEYFVSYYDYYQPEAYVVSSDTFIEKDASINEHIEQMRLSATKALLERRDTIIVASVSAIYGLGDPKSYMKMMLLLKVGEKVDQRDMLRRLAEIQYTRNDVDFSRGTYRVRGEVVDIFPAESSTFAIRVEMFDDEIERLSIFDPLTGAIEKHIVRTTIYPKTHYVTPREKILGAIDKIQEELKDRRAQLLSANKLVEEQRVTQRTQYDIEMMRELGYCSGIENYSRYLSGRTPGDPPPTLLDYLPDDALMIIDESHVTVSQIGAMYKGDRSRKENLVEYGFRMPSAMDNRPLRFEEFEAISPQTIYVSATPGDFELDRCAGAIAEQVIRPTGLLDPLIEVRPVGDQVDDLLSEIYKSVEKGERVLVTTLTKRMSEDLTDYLSEHNVKVRYLHSDIDTVERVEIIRDLRAGVFDVLVGINLLREGLDMPEVALVAILDADKEGFLRSARSIIQTVGRAARHLEGRAILYGDRITKSMAKAMDETARRREIQHAYNIEHGIEPHSLAKKILDSMDVGEDAGPKDNLRLIRKESKKVLSAKEITVQIKQLDSKMHAYASDLEFEKAASVRDEIHELQQQLIN, encoded by the coding sequence TTGAGCGATCATTTTCAACTAAAGTCACACTTTAAGCCTGCGGGAGATCAGCCCACCGCGATTGCGCAGTTATGCGAAGGGCTTGAAGCCGGGCTTGCTCATCAAACCTTGCTAGGTGCTACCGGCACAGGTAAAACCTTTACCATGGCTAACATTATTAACGACTTAAACCGTCCAACCATAATAATGGCACATAACAAAACCTTAGCTGCGCAACTTTATGGGGAAATGAAAGAGTTTTTTCCTAAAAACGCAGTTGAATATTTTGTTTCTTATTACGATTATTACCAACCAGAAGCCTATGTGGTTTCTAGTGATACGTTTATAGAAAAAGACGCATCCATTAACGAGCACATTGAGCAAATGCGTTTAAGTGCTACAAAGGCACTGCTAGAGCGCCGCGATACTATTATTGTAGCCTCAGTGTCGGCCATTTATGGTTTGGGCGATCCAAAATCATACATGAAAATGATGCTACTTTTAAAAGTGGGCGAAAAAGTGGATCAGCGCGACATGCTACGCCGCTTAGCCGAAATACAATATACCCGTAACGATGTAGACTTTAGCCGCGGCACGTACCGAGTACGTGGCGAAGTGGTTGATATATTTCCTGCAGAATCGAGCACATTTGCAATACGTGTAGAAATGTTTGATGACGAAATAGAACGCTTAAGTATTTTTGACCCCCTTACCGGCGCAATTGAAAAACACATAGTGCGCACCACTATTTACCCTAAAACACACTATGTAACCCCGCGTGAAAAAATTCTTGGGGCTATCGATAAAATACAAGAAGAGTTAAAAGATCGCCGAGCGCAGCTATTAAGTGCTAACAAATTAGTAGAAGAGCAACGCGTAACACAGCGTACGCAGTACGACATTGAAATGATGCGCGAGCTCGGTTATTGCTCGGGTATAGAAAACTACAGCCGTTACTTATCGGGGCGTACACCGGGCGATCCGCCGCCAACCTTACTTGATTACTTACCCGACGATGCATTAATGATTATTGATGAATCGCATGTAACAGTGTCGCAAATTGGCGCTATGTACAAAGGCGACAGAAGCCGTAAAGAAAACCTGGTTGAATATGGTTTTAGAATGCCATCGGCCATGGATAACCGCCCACTGCGCTTTGAAGAATTTGAAGCTATTTCGCCACAAACAATTTATGTATCGGCAACCCCGGGCGACTTTGAATTAGATCGCTGCGCGGGCGCAATTGCAGAGCAAGTAATTCGCCCAACAGGACTGCTTGATCCACTTATTGAAGTGCGCCCAGTGGGGGACCAGGTTGATGACCTACTATCAGAAATTTATAAAAGTGTTGAGAAAGGTGAACGCGTACTGGTGACCACGCTAACCAAGCGTATGTCGGAGGATTTAACCGACTACTTAAGTGAGCACAATGTAAAAGTGCGCTACCTTCACTCAGACATAGACACCGTAGAGCGAGTCGAAATTATTCGCGATTTACGCGCTGGAGTGTTTGATGTGTTAGTAGGTATTAACTTACTACGTGAAGGCCTCGATATGCCTGAGGTAGCACTGGTAGCAATACTTGATGCCGATAAAGAAGGCTTTTTACGCTCAGCGCGTTCAATCATTCAAACCGTAGGCCGCGCCGCACGTCATTTAGAAGGGCGCGCAATTTTATACGGTGACCGAATTACAAAATCGATGGCTAAGGCGATGGACGAAACCGCACGTAGGCGCGAAATTCAGCATGCTTATAATATTGAACACGGTATTGAACCACATTCGTTAGCCAAAAAGATTCTAGATTCGATGGACGTAGGTGAAGATGCAGGGCCAAAAGATAACCTTAGACTCATTCGTAAAGAGTCTAAAAAAGTACTTAGTGCTAAAGAAATCACAGTGCAAATTAAGCAACTCGACAGTAAAATGCACGCTTACGCCAGTGATTTAGAATTTGAAAAAGCAGCCTCAGTGCGTGATGAAATACACGAACTCCAACAACAGTTGATAAATTAA
- the queC gene encoding 7-cyano-7-deazaguanine synthase QueC: protein MTQKVVVIYSGGMDSFTVLNKALQQGHDVYALSFDYGQRHVKELKVAAQVCKQLNVPHKIVDISAINQIIGGSSLTDDIDVPEGHYEEDSMKSTIVPNRNMILLSLAVGYAVSLKASQVYYGAHSGDHAIYPDCRPEFVQKMDDVCRIANYDAVEIFSPYLNNTKIDILTDGIAMGLDYSQTWTCYNGREKACGKCGACQERLEAFEVNNLTDPLEYE from the coding sequence ATGACGCAAAAAGTAGTAGTTATTTATTCCGGCGGTATGGATTCATTTACCGTATTAAATAAGGCCCTGCAACAAGGACATGATGTTTATGCCTTATCGTTTGACTATGGTCAGCGTCATGTAAAAGAACTTAAAGTGGCAGCCCAGGTATGTAAGCAATTAAATGTGCCACACAAAATTGTTGATATTTCGGCTATTAATCAAATTATTGGCGGCTCATCTTTAACTGATGATATTGACGTGCCAGAAGGTCATTACGAAGAAGACAGCATGAAAAGCACAATAGTGCCAAACCGTAATATGATTTTACTGTCTTTAGCGGTAGGTTATGCAGTGTCGCTTAAAGCGAGCCAAGTTTATTATGGTGCCCACTCTGGGGATCATGCTATTTACCCTGATTGTCGTCCTGAATTTGTGCAAAAAATGGATGATGTGTGCCGCATTGCCAACTACGATGCCGTAGAAATTTTTAGCCCGTATTTAAACAATACTAAAATTGATATTTTAACCGATGGTATTGCAATGGGCTTAGATTACAGTCAAACATGGACCTGTTATAACGGCCGTGAAAAAGCCTGTGGTAAATGTGGAGCATGCCAAGAGCGCTTAGAAGCATTTGAGGTCAATAACTTAACCGACCCGCTAGAATACGAATAA
- a CDS encoding class I SAM-dependent DNA methyltransferase, giving the protein MSANALYTDLSGYYDLMCADIDYQAQSHFIKRLHQIFGNGANTHLDLACGTGPHVRHFINFGYTSSGLDINQPMLDRAAIRCPEAQFTLQNMSEFSVAQQQDLITCFLYSIHYCDGIEKLKACIISAHNALKTGGMLCFNAVDKNTINNDSFVKHAATSENSLFTFSSGWHYSGTGEKQSLKLRIEKVTSAETFIWNDEHPMVALSFTELKAVLQPYFEIHMFEHNYEQITPWNGNSGNAIFACVKI; this is encoded by the coding sequence ATGTCCGCAAATGCTTTATATACAGATCTCTCTGGTTACTATGATTTAATGTGTGCTGATATAGATTATCAAGCTCAAAGCCATTTTATTAAACGGTTACACCAAATTTTTGGTAATGGCGCAAATACACACCTAGATTTAGCGTGTGGCACAGGCCCACATGTACGGCATTTTATTAATTTTGGCTATACAAGCAGTGGCCTCGACATTAATCAACCTATGCTAGATAGAGCCGCTATTCGCTGCCCAGAAGCGCAATTTACATTGCAAAATATGAGCGAGTTTAGCGTAGCGCAGCAGCAAGATTTAATTACCTGTTTTTTGTATTCAATTCACTACTGCGATGGCATTGAAAAATTAAAAGCATGTATCATTAGCGCACATAACGCACTAAAAACCGGTGGTATGTTGTGTTTTAACGCGGTTGATAAAAATACTATAAATAACGATTCATTTGTAAAACATGCAGCGACTAGCGAAAATAGTTTATTTACCTTCAGCTCTGGTTGGCATTACAGTGGCACGGGCGAAAAACAGTCGCTAAAGTTGCGTATTGAAAAAGTCACAAGCGCTGAAACATTCATCTGGAACGACGAACACCCCATGGTGGCGCTTAGCTTCACTGAGCTAAAAGCCGTTTTGCAGCCTTATTTCGAAATCCATATGTTTGAGCATAACTATGAGCAAATAACCCCGTGGAATGGCAATTCGGGCAATGCTATTTTTGCTTGCGTAAAAATTTAA
- a CDS encoding YjiH family protein — translation MSQLPTSSQYDMRTWLTFLVPSLIGLFLFMTPIPIADGMTIPIALMAKAIKEGISSIMIELLTFIICVTGVLSLLAKVVKPSFIKKSFILKHLFDVNWLWLGIRLLGMLFIVLTFISQTGVDVSSALPAFLLPVFNAITSADTGGLVLNDLLPILFSVFVLAGLLLPLLLNFGLLELVGTLFTKLMRPLFGVPGRSAVDCAASWLGDGSVGILMTARQYEEKHYTEREAAIIGTTFSAVSITFSLVVIEQVGLESHFAPFYLTVCLAGVVAAIIVPRLPPLRFKKDSFIDGSKRDEHAESVPSGKTLFGHSLDIALAKAHRSPGFKGTLKEGLHNAFDMVFAVLPVVMAVGTFALIIATYTPVFQYLGMPFIPFLELLRIPEAELASQTIMVGFADMFIPSILAAGTIESDVTRFIIAAMSVTQLIYMSEVGALLLGSKIPVNIFELFIIFILRTLITLPVIALMAHWLVG, via the coding sequence ATGTCTCAGTTACCCACTTCGTCGCAGTATGATATGCGCACTTGGCTTACCTTTTTAGTTCCTTCGCTAATTGGTTTGTTTTTATTTATGACACCAATCCCTATTGCTGACGGTATGACCATTCCCATTGCATTAATGGCTAAAGCAATTAAAGAGGGAATTAGCTCTATTATGATTGAGCTGCTTACATTCATTATTTGTGTAACGGGTGTGCTTTCGCTATTAGCTAAAGTTGTTAAGCCTAGCTTTATTAAAAAGTCTTTTATACTAAAACACTTATTTGATGTTAACTGGCTTTGGCTAGGTATTCGTTTACTGGGTATGCTGTTTATTGTTTTGACCTTTATTAGTCAAACTGGCGTAGACGTGAGCTCGGCGCTTCCTGCGTTTTTATTACCGGTATTTAATGCCATTACTTCGGCAGATACGGGCGGCTTGGTTTTAAACGATTTATTGCCTATTTTGTTTTCGGTATTTGTTTTAGCAGGTTTATTACTGCCGCTGTTATTAAATTTTGGTTTGTTAGAGCTGGTGGGCACCTTGTTTACTAAACTTATGCGCCCATTATTTGGTGTGCCGGGGCGCAGTGCGGTTGACTGTGCGGCGTCGTGGTTAGGTGATGGTAGCGTAGGTATTTTAATGACTGCGCGTCAGTACGAAGAAAAACATTACACCGAGCGAGAAGCGGCCATAATTGGTACTACTTTTTCGGCAGTTTCGATTACCTTTAGCTTAGTGGTTATTGAACAAGTGGGCTTAGAGAGTCACTTTGCACCGTTTTATTTAACTGTGTGTTTAGCCGGTGTGGTTGCTGCGATTATTGTGCCGCGCTTACCGCCGTTACGCTTCAAAAAAGATAGCTTTATAGATGGCAGTAAACGCGATGAGCATGCTGAGTCTGTACCAAGTGGTAAAACTTTGTTTGGGCATTCTTTAGATATTGCGTTAGCTAAAGCGCATAGATCGCCTGGGTTTAAAGGCACGCTAAAAGAAGGCTTACACAATGCATTTGATATGGTGTTTGCTGTATTACCTGTCGTAATGGCAGTCGGTACATTTGCGTTAATTATTGCCACGTACACGCCTGTTTTTCAGTATTTGGGTATGCCGTTTATTCCATTTTTAGAGTTGCTACGAATACCAGAAGCTGAGCTTGCTTCACAAACGATTATGGTTGGTTTTGCTGATATGTTTATTCCCTCAATATTAGCGGCGGGCACAATTGAGAGCGACGTAACCCGCTTTATTATTGCAGCAATGAGTGTAACGCAGCTTATTTATATGTCGGAAGTGGGCGCACTTTTACTAGGCAGTAAAATACCGGTAAACATTTTTGAATTATTTATTATTTTTATTCTTAGAACCTTAATCACTTTACCGGTTATTGCCCTAATGGCGCACTGGTTAGTTGGTTAG
- a CDS encoding methyltransferase family protein — MLNNKIPPLVVVLFFALIMALIAHYSVIDFSAFILYLTVSLVTIGCVFCIAGLVSFRLASTTVNPSKPEQATNLVTSGVYRFSRNPMYVGFVFILLGWGIWLSSLWALLCVAGFIAYLTLFQIIPEERALTKLFGEDYTQYKNKVKRWL; from the coding sequence ATGTTAAATAATAAAATTCCTCCACTTGTTGTTGTGCTTTTTTTTGCATTAATAATGGCCTTAATTGCACATTATAGTGTGATTGATTTTAGTGCCTTTATTTTATATTTAACGGTGAGTTTAGTAACTATAGGCTGCGTGTTTTGTATTGCCGGATTGGTTAGTTTTCGTTTGGCAAGCACCACAGTAAACCCAAGTAAACCAGAACAAGCAACAAATTTAGTTACCAGTGGCGTTTACAGGTTTTCTCGTAACCCTATGTATGTGGGTTTTGTATTTATACTACTAGGGTGGGGTATTTGGTTAAGCTCGTTATGGGCACTTTTGTGTGTGGCGGGGTTTATTGCCTACTTAACACTATTTCAAATTATTCCTGAAGAGCGGGCGCTTACGAAGCTCTTTGGCGAGGATTACACCCAATACAAAAACAAAGTAAAACGCTGGCTATAA
- a CDS encoding acyloxyacyl hydrolase, with the protein MKTSFLSLFIFVLLFTSQHAFAQSQHGYAIDLLKGEGGVNGFKLAHQYYPTGLQSLLGDTRFYFETSVNLWQYNHGDKTQSNVVLAMSPVLLFPAFSINNTPIYVEAGIGISLVDETYFAGKNISTHYQFEDRIGLVADFGKTNVALRIIHYSNAGFKDPNPGLNFLTLSVAKRF; encoded by the coding sequence ATGAAAACGTCATTTTTATCATTATTTATATTTGTTTTATTATTCACGAGTCAACACGCATTCGCACAATCACAGCACGGCTACGCAATTGATCTGCTCAAGGGCGAAGGGGGCGTAAATGGCTTTAAACTAGCCCATCAATATTATCCTACTGGGTTGCAGTCTTTACTTGGCGATACGCGCTTTTATTTCGAAACCAGTGTAAACCTTTGGCAATATAACCATGGCGATAAAACACAGTCTAATGTTGTGCTTGCCATGTCGCCTGTGCTGTTGTTCCCAGCATTTAGCATTAACAATACCCCCATATATGTAGAAGCGGGTATTGGTATTTCATTGGTTGATGAAACCTATTTTGCGGGTAAAAACATTAGCACTCACTATCAGTTTGAAGACAGAATTGGCTTAGTTGCCGACTTTGGCAAAACTAATGTGGCGCTAAGAATTATTCATTACTCTAATGCGGGCTTTAAAGATCCCAACCCCGGGCTAAACTTTTTAACTCTATCGGTAGCAAAACGCTTTTAA
- a CDS encoding class I SAM-dependent methyltransferase, with product MTPNFTPLIDALADAPLLKNELCRVFHGRGHSVEALSHINLDFYPPSLFLVSYDEIDEPTLGELTSVLWQWAQQHHPELITAFVYQQRAGVQSQNTLVYGQLPSQHVVKENGIGFLVDLTSRQNTGIFPDMRSGREFVQANSKQAKVLNLFSYTCGFSLAAMQGGADHVMNMDMSKGVLRVGKQNHQLNGFDKGVSFLPHDILKSFGKLKKAAPFDLIIVDPPSFQKGSFILTKDYQKVLRRLPELLSDTTQLLLCANSPELSEEAFKALITEHTEGAIEFVERLAATERFIEVDRDRSLKALVYKTSQTVA from the coding sequence ATGACCCCTAATTTTACTCCACTTATTGACGCATTAGCCGATGCCCCTTTATTAAAAAACGAGCTGTGCCGCGTGTTTCATGGCCGCGGCCATAGCGTAGAAGCGCTGAGCCATATTAACTTAGACTTTTACCCACCTAGTTTGTTTTTAGTGTCTTATGATGAAATAGATGAGCCAACGCTGGGCGAACTAACCAGTGTGCTGTGGCAATGGGCGCAGCAGCATCACCCTGAGCTTATTACTGCTTTTGTGTATCAGCAGCGCGCGGGTGTACAAAGCCAAAACACTCTGGTTTATGGGCAATTGCCTAGCCAGCATGTGGTAAAAGAAAACGGTATTGGCTTTTTAGTTGATTTAACCAGCCGCCAAAATACTGGAATATTTCCTGATATGCGCAGCGGCCGTGAGTTTGTGCAAGCAAACAGTAAACAGGCAAAAGTACTTAACTTATTTTCGTATACTTGTGGGTTTTCGCTGGCGGCAATGCAAGGCGGAGCCGATCATGTAATGAACATGGATATGAGCAAAGGCGTGCTTAGGGTGGGTAAACAAAATCATCAGCTCAATGGCTTTGATAAAGGGGTGAGCTTTTTACCGCATGATATTTTAAAGTCGTTTGGTAAATTAAAAAAAGCAGCACCGTTTGATCTCATTATTGTTGATCCGCCAAGCTTTCAAAAAGGCAGCTTTATTTTAACGAAAGACTATCAAAAAGTGCTGCGCAGGTTACCTGAGCTATTAAGCGATACAACGCAGCTATTACTTTGCGCTAACAGCCCAGAGCTTAGTGAAGAGGCTTTTAAAGCCTTAATTACAGAGCACACAGAGGGCGCAATTGAGTTTGTTGAGCGTTTAGCTGCTACAGAGCGTTTTATTGAAGTAGACCGTGACAGAAGCTTAAAAGCGCTTGTTTATAAAACGTCGCAAACAGTAGCCTAA
- a CDS encoding DUF2897 family protein — MQTWHMVVIVIIVFAIIIGDLALLKHSANLPFKKTKPDKTNPTDTKKP; from the coding sequence ATGCAAACTTGGCACATGGTTGTTATTGTTATCATTGTATTTGCTATTATTATTGGTGATCTTGCACTGCTAAAGCACTCGGCAAATTTACCCTTTAAAAAAACAAAGCCCGATAAAACTAATCCTACAGATACAAAAAAGCCCTGA
- the queE gene encoding 7-carboxy-7-deazaguanine synthase QueE, with the protein MYKINEVFETIQGEASFTGTPSIFLRLQGCPVGCSWCDTKQTWDVDNVYKVSLDETVEKKADSDHWAQASAANILALFQSRGYTAKHVVITGGEPCMYDLNPVCNLLHENGFSTQIETSGTFEILAPAQTWVTVSPKINMRGGFEVLTTAMQRADEIKHPIAMQKHVEELEELFAKTGVNPKLVYLQPISQKESATKLAIKTCIAKNWRLSIQVHKYLGIS; encoded by the coding sequence TTGTACAAAATAAATGAAGTGTTTGAAACCATCCAAGGTGAAGCTAGTTTTACTGGTACACCGTCTATATTTTTGCGTTTGCAAGGTTGCCCAGTAGGGTGCTCTTGGTGCGATACAAAACAAACATGGGATGTTGATAATGTGTACAAAGTGTCGCTTGACGAAACAGTAGAAAAAAAGGCCGACTCAGATCATTGGGCACAAGCCAGTGCAGCAAATATATTAGCGTTATTTCAATCACGTGGTTATACCGCAAAGCATGTGGTGATCACAGGTGGCGAGCCTTGCATGTACGACTTAAACCCAGTGTGTAACTTATTACACGAAAACGGTTTTAGCACGCAAATAGAAACCAGCGGCACCTTTGAAATACTTGCCCCAGCGCAAACTTGGGTTACCGTATCGCCAAAAATTAATATGCGCGGCGGTTTTGAGGTACTTACAACCGCCATGCAGCGCGCCGACGAAATTAAACACCCTATTGCCATGCAAAAGCATGTAGAGGAGCTAGAAGAGCTGTTTGCTAAAACGGGTGTAAATCCTAAATTGGTTTATTTACAGCCTATTAGCCAAAAAGAGTCTGCAACTAAATTGGCTATTAAAACCTGTATTGCTAAAAACTGGCGCTTATCAATTCAAGTGCATAAGTATTTAGGGATTAGTTAA